From the Daucus carota subsp. sativus chromosome 8, DH1 v3.0, whole genome shotgun sequence genome, one window contains:
- the LOC108197557 gene encoding uncharacterized protein LOC108197557, which produces MKGSKTAVSVVEKCKTILTSNWQGNLNTIMADAQGSKGEIYTSKVNYFIKKGKPYLWVPEEDLHNVNTIIDERGSFAVATPFPGPLLNILRSMKKLPPRVALMGDIVPLKDEKVQLATECLRETITSEQKAFKESSYSVSGVLSTANLESTSRSQNLQDLLDSNKSYTVYKLDLSSCTYIDSNGSTHEVDLETIRKTKADALSPFSMSLIDGINQSEARRRALIFFCITYLNKNVKDALMLSADRKGFDVLGKTLGPVMNDGSRQYLWEELRFELNEEAKDIESFCQQLVSMEVEALKTVSKFSGI; this is translated from the exons ATGAAAGGAAGCAAAACAGCTGTATCTGTCGTTGAAAAATGCAAG ACTATATTGACATCAAATTGGCAAGGGAATCTCAATACCATCATGGCTGACGCTCAAGGAAG CAAAGGGGAGATTTATACGTCGAAAGTTAATTACTTCATTAAGAAAGGGAAGCCGTACTTATGGGTACCCGAAGAGGACTTGCACAATGTG AATACTATCATCGACGAACGCGGATCATTTGCTGTGGCCACACCTTTTCCAGGCCCGCTTTTAAACATACTCCGGTCAATGAAAAAG TTACCACCTCGAGTTGCTCTAATGGGAGACATTGTTCCTCTTAAAGATGAAAAG GTTCAGTTAGCTACAGAATGCCTTAGAGAAACCATAACTTCTGAACAGAAAGCATTTAAGGAATCTAGCTATTCAGTTTCTGGTGTATTAAGCACTGCCAATCTGGAGTCCACTTCAAGAAGCCAAAATCTTCAGGATCTCCTTGATAGCAATAAAAGCTACACAGTATATAAGTTGGATTTAAG CTCATGTACTTACATAGACAGCAACGGAAGTACCCATGAAGTAGATTTGGAGACAATTAGAAAAACTAAAGCAGACGCTCTAT CACCTTTCTCTATGAGTTTAATCGATGGAATTAATCAAAGTGAAGCAAGGAGGAGAGCACTGATCTTTTTCTGCATCACATATTTAAATAAGAATGTCAAG GACGCGTTAATGCTCTCTGCCGATAGGAAAGGCTTTGACGTTCTAGGCAAGACTCTTGGGCCAGTGATGAATGATGGTTCCCGTCAGTACCTGTGGGAAGAACTCAGATTTGAGCTCAATGAAGAAGCAAAAGATATTGAATCATTCTGTCAACAGCTTGTCTCAATGGAAGTGGAGGCCCTTAAAACTGTCTCCAAGTTCAGTGGTATATGA
- the LOC108197856 gene encoding dof zinc finger protein DOF3.6 isoform X3 codes for MVFSSVPAFQVLDPLNWQYQPPGGSVSDNNNDDSNHNHLTLPPMPPSHGLPIGPNSMAERPKLTKLPPQETAYKCPRCASTNTKFCYYNNYSLSQPRHFCKACRRYWTRGGALRNVPVGGGFRRNKKSKRIRSKSPITCNSSASGVSSGSCTTNNILGHSAPSILPQFPLLPSMKFTEILGAEDINSLIFRGIQSPAAASGEYSDQWRLQKSAVAPGVLEPLSTGVTYQFRGEGLGEATTSQHDFKTADYSSGPSQAELIKFGEDQGFMSLPKNVLDFPGNEQQEYWSSVYAWNEPNGLNPSTDV; via the exons ATGGTTTTCTCATCTGTTCCAGCCTTTCAAGTACTGGATCCTCTCAATTGGCAATACCAA CCACCAGGAGGATCAGTATCGGATAACAATAACGATGATAGCAATCACAACCACCTCACACTACCACCTATGCCTCCGTCTCACGGCCTTCCAATCGGGCCTAATTCAATGGCAGAGAGACCTAAGTTAACAAAGCTTCCACCTCAAGAAACAGCCTATAAATGCCCGCGTTGTGCATCCACCAACACGAAATTTTGCTACTACAACAACTACAGTCTCTCACAGCCAAGGCACTTTTGCAAGGCCTGTCGTCGCTATTGGACTAGGGGCGGTGCACTGAGAAATGTACCTGTCGGTGGTGGCTTCCGGAGGAACAAGAAAAGTAAAAGAATTAGGTCAAAGTCTCCGATTACATGTAATAGCTCAGCAAGTGGAGTTTCTTCTGGTAGCTGTACCACGAACAATATTTTAGGTCATTCAGCCCCTTCAATTTTACCACAATTTCCTTTGTTGCCCTCGATGAAATTCACTGAGATTCTTGGAGCTGAGGATATTAACAGCTTGATTTTCCGGGGAATTCAGTCCCCAGCTGCCGCGTCTGGTGAGTATAGTGATCAATGGAGATTGCAGAAATCCGCTGTTGCGCCTGGAGTACTGGAACCATTATCAACAGGAGTGACGTATCAGTTTCGAGGTGAAGGTCTAGGGGAAGCTACCACCAGTCAGCATGATTTTAAGACAGCAGACTATTCTAGTGGCCCTTCTCAAGCTGAGTTGATAAAATTTGGAGAAGATCAAGGATTCATGAGTTTGCCGAAGAACGTTTTGGATTTTCCGGGGAATGAACAACAAGAGTATTGGAGTTCTGTCTATGCATGGAATGAGCCAAATGGTTTAAATCCTTCTACAG ATGTGTAG
- the LOC108197856 gene encoding dof zinc finger protein DOF3.6 isoform X1, with protein sequence MVFSSVPAFQVLDPLNWQYQPPGGSVSDNNNDDSNHNHLTLPPMPPSHGLPIGPNSMAERPKLTKLPPQETAYKCPRCASTNTKFCYYNNYSLSQPRHFCKACRRYWTRGGALRNVPVGGGFRRNKKSKRIRSKSPITCNSSASGVSSGSCTTNNILGHSAPSILPQFPLLPSMKFTEILGAEDINSLIFRGIQSPAAASGEYSDQWRLQKSAVAPGVLEPLSTGVTYQFRGEGLGEATTSQHDFKTADYSSGPSQAELIKFGEDQGFMSLPKNVLDFPGNEQQEYWSSVYAWNEPNGLNPSTVQFPMLNSKMITSDSSAFYGGR encoded by the exons ATGGTTTTCTCATCTGTTCCAGCCTTTCAAGTACTGGATCCTCTCAATTGGCAATACCAA CCACCAGGAGGATCAGTATCGGATAACAATAACGATGATAGCAATCACAACCACCTCACACTACCACCTATGCCTCCGTCTCACGGCCTTCCAATCGGGCCTAATTCAATGGCAGAGAGACCTAAGTTAACAAAGCTTCCACCTCAAGAAACAGCCTATAAATGCCCGCGTTGTGCATCCACCAACACGAAATTTTGCTACTACAACAACTACAGTCTCTCACAGCCAAGGCACTTTTGCAAGGCCTGTCGTCGCTATTGGACTAGGGGCGGTGCACTGAGAAATGTACCTGTCGGTGGTGGCTTCCGGAGGAACAAGAAAAGTAAAAGAATTAGGTCAAAGTCTCCGATTACATGTAATAGCTCAGCAAGTGGAGTTTCTTCTGGTAGCTGTACCACGAACAATATTTTAGGTCATTCAGCCCCTTCAATTTTACCACAATTTCCTTTGTTGCCCTCGATGAAATTCACTGAGATTCTTGGAGCTGAGGATATTAACAGCTTGATTTTCCGGGGAATTCAGTCCCCAGCTGCCGCGTCTGGTGAGTATAGTGATCAATGGAGATTGCAGAAATCCGCTGTTGCGCCTGGAGTACTGGAACCATTATCAACAGGAGTGACGTATCAGTTTCGAGGTGAAGGTCTAGGGGAAGCTACCACCAGTCAGCATGATTTTAAGACAGCAGACTATTCTAGTGGCCCTTCTCAAGCTGAGTTGATAAAATTTGGAGAAGATCAAGGATTCATGAGTTTGCCGAAGAACGTTTTGGATTTTCCGGGGAATGAACAACAAGAGTATTGGAGTTCTGTCTATGCATGGAATGAGCCAAATGGTTTAAATCCTTCTACAG TTCAATTCCCAATGTTGAATAGTAAGATGATCACTTCAGATTCATCAGCTTTTTATGGTGGGAGATAG
- the LOC108197856 gene encoding dof zinc finger protein DOF3.6 isoform X2, with protein MVFSSVPAFQVLDPLNWQYQPPGGSVSDNNNDDSNHNHLTLPPMPPSHGLPIGPNSMAERPKLTKLPPQETAYKCPRCASTNTKFCYYNNYSLSQPRHFCKACRRYWTRGGALRNVPVGGGFRRNKKSKRIRSKSPITCNSSASGVSSGSCTTNNILGHSAPSILPQFPLLPSMKFTEILGAEDINSLIFRGIQSPAAASGEYSDQWRLQKSAVAPGVLEPLSTGVTYQFRGEGLGEATTSQHDFKTADYSSGPSQAELIKFGEDQGFMSLPKNVLDFPGNEQQEYWSSVYAWNEPNGLNPSTDQG; from the exons ATGGTTTTCTCATCTGTTCCAGCCTTTCAAGTACTGGATCCTCTCAATTGGCAATACCAA CCACCAGGAGGATCAGTATCGGATAACAATAACGATGATAGCAATCACAACCACCTCACACTACCACCTATGCCTCCGTCTCACGGCCTTCCAATCGGGCCTAATTCAATGGCAGAGAGACCTAAGTTAACAAAGCTTCCACCTCAAGAAACAGCCTATAAATGCCCGCGTTGTGCATCCACCAACACGAAATTTTGCTACTACAACAACTACAGTCTCTCACAGCCAAGGCACTTTTGCAAGGCCTGTCGTCGCTATTGGACTAGGGGCGGTGCACTGAGAAATGTACCTGTCGGTGGTGGCTTCCGGAGGAACAAGAAAAGTAAAAGAATTAGGTCAAAGTCTCCGATTACATGTAATAGCTCAGCAAGTGGAGTTTCTTCTGGTAGCTGTACCACGAACAATATTTTAGGTCATTCAGCCCCTTCAATTTTACCACAATTTCCTTTGTTGCCCTCGATGAAATTCACTGAGATTCTTGGAGCTGAGGATATTAACAGCTTGATTTTCCGGGGAATTCAGTCCCCAGCTGCCGCGTCTGGTGAGTATAGTGATCAATGGAGATTGCAGAAATCCGCTGTTGCGCCTGGAGTACTGGAACCATTATCAACAGGAGTGACGTATCAGTTTCGAGGTGAAGGTCTAGGGGAAGCTACCACCAGTCAGCATGATTTTAAGACAGCAGACTATTCTAGTGGCCCTTCTCAAGCTGAGTTGATAAAATTTGGAGAAGATCAAGGATTCATGAGTTTGCCGAAGAACGTTTTGGATTTTCCGGGGAATGAACAACAAGAGTATTGGAGTTCTGTCTATGCATGGAATGAGCCAAATGGTTTAAATCCTTCTACAG ATCAAGGGTGA
- the LOC108198810 gene encoding CASP-like protein PIMP1, with amino-acid sequence MAPPPTPPVVAPLVKLVVRVLTFICLLIGLIILTTNTASIFINFAEFKIRFQDVKAYRYMLATIVIGIAYTLMQTALTVYEATRGNRIGGQGFLLFDFYGDKFISLLLATGTGAGFGVTVDLKDQYGAITSGYDKFFDKGYAVSSMLLIAVLFSAVSSIFSSLSLPKRA; translated from the exons ATGGCACCACCTCCAACGCCGCCCGTCGTAGCGCCGCTAGTAAAACTAGTGGTGAGAGTGCTTACTTTCATTTGCTTGCTCATAGGACTCATCATCCTCACCACCAACACCGCCTCCATTTTCATCAACTTTGCGGAATTTAAGATCCGTTTCCAGGATGTTAAAGCCTATAG GTACATGCTTGCGACTATTGTAATTGGCATCGCGTATACTCTCATGCAAACTGCACTCACCGTCTATGAAGCAACCAGAGGAAACCGCATTGGTGGCCAAGGCTTCCTTCTCTTCGACTTTTACGGTGACAAG TTTATATCGCTGTTGCTGGCAACGGGCACCGGTGCAGGGTTCGGCGTGACAGTAGACTTGAAAGATCAGTATGGCGCAATAACTTCGGGCTACGACAAGTTTTTTGACAAGGGTTATGCTGTTTCTAGCATGCTTCTCATTGCAGTTCTCTTCTCGGCTGTTTCTTCTATTTTCTCATCTTTATCGCTGCCTAAGAGAGCTTAG
- the LOC108198809 gene encoding uncharacterized protein LOC108198809 has translation MASPSLHEFKRKTSFFFKEQIKVARLAFTDVTPAEILTEEATDGSLMTLDSRTVRFLSRAAFEVDEYWRIVDVLHKRLWMYDKKQWQCSYKALILLEGLLTHGPKRVAEDFQQDKDIIWEMGSLKFVDEKGFNWGLSVRNKSERILKLLKDESYLKQERDKARKITSGIKGSGSFCQRSISADSNSKQYGRCNSHYNTSQNNKDDPNNRYFFDERVQNLPEFSEGYRFIPDYAREKTDSGFSSRHGYTEDHPFCEDRYHQIRESLISPNF, from the exons ATGGCTAGTCCTTCCTTACATGAATTCAAGAGAAAGacttctttcttcttcaaagAACAGATCAAGGTCGCCAGGCTCGCCTTCACTGATGTTACACCTGCAGAAAT TCTGACGGAAGAGGCTACGGATGGAAGTTTGATGACATTGGATAGTAGAACTGTCAGATTCTTGTCGCGTGCAGCGTTTGAAGTTGATGAGTACTGGAGAATTGTGGACGTTCTGCATAAGAG GCTGTGGATGTACGACAAAAAGCAGTGGCAGTGTTCATATAAGGCGCTTATTTTGCTGGAGGGACTTCTAACGCATGGTCCCAAGAGAGTTGCAGAGGATTTTCAGCAGGATAAAGACATTATTTGGGAGATGGGAAGCCTCAAATTTGTTGATGAGAAAGG GTTCAACTGGGGATTAAGTGTCCGAAACAAATCTGAGAGAATACTGAAGCTGCTTAAAGACGAGTCATATCTTAAACAAGAGAGGGATAAAGCTCGAAAGATAACAAGTGGGATAAAAGGTTCAGGAAGTTTTTGCCAGCGTTCTATTTCCGCAGATTCAAACTCTAAACAATACGGAAGATGCAATTCACATTACAATACTTCCCAAAACAACAAGGACGACCCAAACAACAGATATTTTTTCGACGAAAGAGTACAAAATTTACCAGAATTTTCCGAAGGTTACAGATTCATACCGGACTATGCAAGGGAAAAAACTGATTCTGGATTCAGTTCTCGGCATGGATATACAGAAGATCACCCATTTTGTGAGGACCGATATCATCAAATCAGAGAATCCTTAATTTCTCCAAATTTTTAG